The window CGGCGTCGTCGGGTTGACCTCTCCTGTGCCCTGAAGGAGCTTCACCACCGTCCAGATGGTCTCCATGATGAAGTACGGCAACAGGATGTCGGTGATGACCTTGACCATCTGGCGCTCGCCGGGGGGCGCCGACTTAGAGAAGTACCCGCTGATGATGGCGAAGGCCGGCATATGGAACGTATAGATCGCCAGATAGATCACGAGGGCGACATCGCTCTCGGCCATCTGCCGTTGAATTCCGTGCCCTACCACCACGAGGGTCACAGCAATGAATCGCGCGTTGTCCCACAGGGGCACTCTCACGCGGGGCCGCCCGCCGGCCGCTATGGAACGAGTAGCCACTCAGACCTCCTCGTGAAAGCACCCTAGTAAGCAACGGTACCTTGGACCTGTGAACAAGCGACGGGTCGTAGTTACGGGTGCCAGCTCCGGAATCGGGGCAGCGACAGTGCGAGCGCTGCTCGCCGAGGGATGGGATGTCACAGGGGTAGCCCGAAGGGCAGACCGGCTGGCGGCACTCGCAGAAGAGACGGGGGCCGATGTTTTTGTGGCCGATCTCACCTCCGACTCTGACGTTGCTGCGCTCCGGAGTCATCTTGCTGCCCGCGGCCCCCTTCACGCGCTCGTTAATAACGCGGGGGGTGCATTCGGCACCGACTCGGTAGAAGCCAGTTCGGTGGACGACTGGGCGCGCATGTTCGACATCAACGTGCTTGCGGTGCAGCGCGTGACGAGTGCCCTGCTCCCGCTGTTGCGCCAGGGTGCGGCAGAAGCCGTGGACGGGGATGTTGCCCACGCAGACATCCTCACCGTCAGTTCAACGGCGGGACTCGTCTCGTACGAGGGCGGCGGAGGCTATAACGCCGCCAAATTCGCGGTTCACGGCGTCATCGGTGCGCTGCGCCTTGAGCTTGCGGGCGAGCCGATTCGGGTGCTCGAGATTGCGCCGGGGATGGTGCGCACCGACGAGTTCACCCTCAACCGCGTTGGTGGCGATCACCAACGAGCTAACTCCGTCTATGAGGGTGTCGAGCATCCGTTGGTCGCCGAGGACATCGCCACGGTCATTGCTCAGACCCTTGGCCTGCCCGGGCACATCAACCTTGACCTCGTGGTAGTCCGCCCCGTGGCGCAGGCGGCCCAGCACAAGGTTGTGCGTGAACCGCTGACTCCTAGGAACTAGAGCTCTCGCTGTCGCTGAGCCGGGCATCTGGTAGCAGCGCCGTCGGGGTTGCCGCAGCGGCGTCCAGCTCCGAAGAATCCGAAGCATCGGCGAACGACAGCTTGGGCACCATAAACAGCAGAGCGGCCGCGATGAGCGCGCCGACGCCGCAGATCGTCCAGACCATCATGTAGCCGAACAGGCTGCTCGCGGTCGAACCAGCCACCTGCACTGCACCGATCGTGAGCACGATGGCAAAGATCGACGACGCGAACGAGCCGCCGATGGTCTTGGTGGTGTTGGTGAGAGCCGAGGCGACGCCCGTCTGGCCGCGAGGGGCGGCTGCGGCTGCGGCGGCGGGCATTGCCCCCATGAGAACACCGCTTCCGAGCCCCGCTATGGCCATATTGGTGAATACCTGCCATGCCTCGAGATGGAAGGGGATGAAAAGCAGGTATCCGGCCGCCACGAAGAATGCTGCGATGATGAGCGCCGTCCGGGGTGTGAAGACCCGCGAAATGAGGGGGAAGAGTAGCGCGCCCACGATCATCGAGATCAGGTAGAGGCCGATCAGAATCGAGATGCTTCCCGAGGTGAGGCCGAGTCCGTAGCCGACCTCGCCGGGATCCGTGCCCGCATACGTCGAGAGAGGTGCCTGCGCGCCCAGAATGCTGATGCCGATGAGGAACGCCGTCAGCTGAACGGGCCACATGTTGGGCTGGGCCAGCACCCGCAGGTCGATCGCGGGGTCCTTGTGCCGCAGCTCGAACTTGGTAAACGGCACGAACACGAGCACCCCGAGCAGCATTATCGCGAACACCCAGAGCTGCGGTCCGTTGAACTTGAGGAACGTGAGGCCCGAGGTGATGAGCAGGAGCCCCATCGTGAGCAGCGAAAAGCCCAGCCAGTCGAGGGTGCGGTTCGGTAGCGGCTCAGATTCTGGCACCCCAAAGAGGATGACGAAGAAGACCAGGGTCACGGCGATTGCCGGCACCATCATCGTGGGGACCATGGACTGCTGCAGCATCGCTTCGCCACCGAACGCGCCGAAGACGGCGGCGCCGCCGAGCGCGCCCGCGATGGCTCCCGCTTCGAGCCCGACGATGAGAAGCGCGGCAGCCTTGCGGGTTGCCGACGCTGCGTGGCCCGTTCTGCGCCCCTTGTCGAAGATCAGCGCGATCTCGAGCGGCAGCCAGACCACGTAAAAGCCCTGCAGCGTCCAGGCGATCAGGAACGACGTGAAGTCCCCTGCGAAAGCCAACCACCACGTTGCGCCAGCCGTGAGCACGGTAGAGATCAGCAGGATTCGCTTGTGCCCATACATGTCGCCGAGCTTGGCGAGGATGGGTACGACGAGGGCCGAGAGCAGCAACTGGCTGCCTTCGAAGATATTGAAGTCAGCGTCGCGAATGCCGAGGTAGTCGACCAAATCGGGGATCAGGGGCACGTAGAAGCCCTGCAGGATGCCGCTGACGAACTCGACAAAGAAGAGAAACCCGATGAGCGATGCCGTGACCGAACCGGCGCGTGACCCCAGCAATTTCCGCATGGGGTGAGCGTAGTGGTGAAATGGTGGCGGGGATATTCCCCCTTCTGAGTGATGGGTGCACATGAACGACGAACGCGAGAATCTGACCTGGCCGGTATTCGGGGAGGCGTCGCGTGAGCTGGCTACCTCGGTGGCCGCAAGCGGGTTCATGCCCGATGTCGTTGTCGCGATCGCCCGCGGGGGAATGCTCCTCGCCGGCTCGATCGCCTACGCCCTTGGCGCCAAGAGCTGCGGCGCTCTTAACGTCGAGTTCTACACGGGTGTCGGCACTCGCCTGGCCGAGCCCGTGGTTCTGCCCCCCATGCTCGATCACGCCGCTCTGGCTGGCAAGAAAGTTTTGCTCGTCGACGACGTCTCCGACTCGGGTCGCACACTTGCCCTTGTGCTCGCGATGCTGCGAGACAACGGAGCGGATGTGCGCTCGGTGTGCCTCTACAGCAAGCCCGGCACGGTGCAGGAGCCCGATTATGTCTGGAAGACGACCGACCGGTGGATCAACTTTCCCTGGTCGGTTCTTCCTCCCGTCACAGCATGATCGCGTGGCCGCCTGAGCGGATGGACGCCGGCTGGGCGGCCGCGCTTTCCCCTGTCGCTGAGACGATCACGTCGCTGGGGGAGTTTCTTGCGGGGGAGGAGCAGTATATGCCGGCGCAGGCTGACGTGTTTCGCGCGTTCGAGCATCCTTTCGCCGATGTGCGGGTGCTCATCGTGGGCCAAGATCCGTATCCGACGCCGGGGCATCCCATCGGGCTGTCGTTTGCCGTCGAGCGCCACGTGCGTCCGCTGCCGAGAAGCCTGAATAACATCTACCGCGAGCTGGCCGACGATGTGGGGGTTACGCCGCCCGCCCACGGAGACCTCACGAGCTGGAGCAAACAGGGCGTCATGTTGCTCAACAGGGTTCTCACGGTGCGGCCGGGGGAGCCGGGGTCGCACAGGGGGCGAGGCTGGGAATTGGTCACGGATGCCGCCATCAGCGCGCTTGCAGGTCGCGGGTCACCCCTGGTCGCCATGCTATGGGGTACCCAGGCGCGCTCGCTCGAGCCGCTTCTCGGGGCGACCCCCATCGTCTCCTCCGCGCATCCGAGCCCGCTTTCTGCGTCGCGGGGCTTCTTCGGCTCTCGCCCCTTTAGCAGGGCGAATAAGCTCTTATCGACGCAGGGTGCCGATCCCATCGATTGGGACATCGAATGACGACGCGGGCGAGGACGTGACGCAATGCTCGAAGAGGAATACCAGGTGCGGCGCAAGCTGCCAGTTCACTTGAGGCCTAAGGCCCCGGAGCCTGAGCAGTTCGCCTATTCCGTGCGCGCCGCGACCGTAGAAGATCTTCCGTCGATTCGCGCGATTTATAACCACTACGTCGCCAATTCCACCGTCACGTTCGACGAGAAACCGATGGCGTTGCGCGAACTGAGGTCCAAGTTCGCGCACGTCCAAAAACTGGGTTTTCCGTTCATTGTTGCCCAAAGCCCCTCCGGCGAGATTCTCGGGTTTGCCTATGTGTATCCCTGGAAGGAGAAGGCCGCCTATCGATTCACGGTGGAGAACTCCATCTATCTGGGGCCAGCCGCAACGGGCAAAGGCCTCGGTTACGCGCTCATGGACGAGCTCATCCTTCGCTCCAAGGCGGCCGGAATCAAAGAGATTGTGGCGGTCATCGCCGATCGCGGTGCCGAGGGCTCAATCAGGCTGCACGAGAAGTTCGGGTTCACCGAAATCGGGCGGATGGGCCGGGTCGGGTTTAAGTTCGGCCGCTGGCTCGGCACGATTCTCATGCAAAAGTCGCTCAAGTAGTCGTGGAGGAGGCACCCCGCGCCAGGCCGACTCCCCACAGGGTCGTCGCGTCGGCCCGAGCTCATATCCTCGCGAAGCCCCGCCCCGTGTTCGAGCTTCTCGACGAGCGGCTCGTCGCTGGTCTCGGTTCTCGCGCTGCCTATTACGCGGACTCTCGCGCATGCCTTGTGGTTGTGCAGCGCGGATGGTCTCGGGCCGAATACCGCGTGGTCACCGACGACGCCGGGTCGAATGTGGAGTTCGTGCTGCTCGATATCTCTCGCAGCCAGCGTGAACGGGGCCGGTTCACGGGTGCCCGCATCATCGAGACGGCCCCGGCGCTTTTTGAGCGGATGCTGCGCGAACTGCGCCTGCGCCTGGAGTAGCCAGCATCACACCACACAAGCGGCCGCGCCGTGGTTCTCACGACGCGACCGCCCTGGTGGGGATCACACGCTAGGCCTTGGGAGTGGCCCTGCGCATCAGGAAGAATCCTGCAACGGCCGCTGCCGCCGTGAGGAGCAGGCTCCACGCTGCTACTCCGAGGGATCCGTTGGTGACGAACCACTCACCGACGGCCGGCCAGCTCTGGGTCTGCGTGATCAGCACAATCGCGCCGAGCACGATGAGAGTGAGCACGGCGAAGAACGCGATCATTCCGTTTGACTTCCATCGCACGTAGACCGACGCTGTCGCGGCACCGATAAAGAAGAAGAACAAGAAGACGAACAGGTACAACACGAAGCGCGTGCCGATGTCGTCGGCGCCAA is drawn from Salinibacterium hongtaonis and contains these coding sequences:
- a CDS encoding phosphoribosyltransferase, with translation MNDERENLTWPVFGEASRELATSVAASGFMPDVVVAIARGGMLLAGSIAYALGAKSCGALNVEFYTGVGTRLAEPVVLPPMLDHAALAGKKVLLVDDVSDSGRTLALVLAMLRDNGADVRSVCLYSKPGTVQEPDYVWKTTDRWINFPWSVLPPVTA
- a CDS encoding SDR family oxidoreductase, whose protein sequence is MNKRRVVVTGASSGIGAATVRALLAEGWDVTGVARRADRLAALAEETGADVFVADLTSDSDVAALRSHLAARGPLHALVNNAGGAFGTDSVEASSVDDWARMFDINVLAVQRVTSALLPLLRQGAAEAVDGDVAHADILTVSSTAGLVSYEGGGGYNAAKFAVHGVIGALRLELAGEPIRVLEIAPGMVRTDEFTLNRVGGDHQRANSVYEGVEHPLVAEDIATVIAQTLGLPGHINLDLVVVRPVAQAAQHKVVREPLTPRN
- a CDS encoding uracil-DNA glycosylase — its product is MIAWPPERMDAGWAAALSPVAETITSLGEFLAGEEQYMPAQADVFRAFEHPFADVRVLIVGQDPYPTPGHPIGLSFAVERHVRPLPRSLNNIYRELADDVGVTPPAHGDLTSWSKQGVMLLNRVLTVRPGEPGSHRGRGWELVTDAAISALAGRGSPLVAMLWGTQARSLEPLLGATPIVSSAHPSPLSASRGFFGSRPFSRANKLLSTQGADPIDWDIE
- a CDS encoding MFS transporter; this encodes MRKLLGSRAGSVTASLIGFLFFVEFVSGILQGFYVPLIPDLVDYLGIRDADFNIFEGSQLLLSALVVPILAKLGDMYGHKRILLISTVLTAGATWWLAFAGDFTSFLIAWTLQGFYVVWLPLEIALIFDKGRRTGHAASATRKAAALLIVGLEAGAIAGALGGAAVFGAFGGEAMLQQSMVPTMMVPAIAVTLVFFVILFGVPESEPLPNRTLDWLGFSLLTMGLLLITSGLTFLKFNGPQLWVFAIMLLGVLVFVPFTKFELRHKDPAIDLRVLAQPNMWPVQLTAFLIGISILGAQAPLSTYAGTDPGEVGYGLGLTSGSISILIGLYLISMIVGALLFPLISRVFTPRTALIIAAFFVAAGYLLFIPFHLEAWQVFTNMAIAGLGSGVLMGAMPAAAAAAAPRGQTGVASALTNTTKTIGGSFASSIFAIVLTIGAVQVAGSTASSLFGYMMVWTICGVGALIAAALLFMVPKLSFADASDSSELDAAAATPTALLPDARLSDSESSSS
- a CDS encoding GNAT family N-acetyltransferase is translated as MLEEEYQVRRKLPVHLRPKAPEPEQFAYSVRAATVEDLPSIRAIYNHYVANSTVTFDEKPMALRELRSKFAHVQKLGFPFIVAQSPSGEILGFAYVYPWKEKAAYRFTVENSIYLGPAATGKGLGYALMDELILRSKAAGIKEIVAVIADRGAEGSIRLHEKFGFTEIGRMGRVGFKFGRWLGTILMQKSLK